Proteins found in one Legionella pneumophila subsp. pascullei genomic segment:
- a CDS encoding toprim domain-containing protein, with protein sequence MAKSKQVIELPKVKQIKQHADYKKNIEIAKSLWDKAQPIQDNHAAKSYLSLTRGLPETTISQCEMRALPPEGSKPNRLITPVIDARRKIIGVQTVDLNPDGTKAKPKNDGKTVIEDRRYIDSFGKAALVKKGSDPTRLFIAEGVETAASIAGILKGDYTVMASLGITEMVHAIPVIRAQVAPGAQIVLLADNDSDKKAVDNLNDAVACFRKAGLDVVVVKPKTLDHDWNDVLQAKGNQRLKEEFCSLASESLLDQFDYEEEEREILITAQKTVATLVQLLTPIEIQTHKSQFLQIAFTTIKEFQIQLEKLKATADKLQFNKGISKLIKELELVHEALTKLKVTDEILPPLPITITEIYNPSIKTHQQNKRHFEAAYHELKNRIRTNKPITELENHGDNNVYEVVYNKLVKGLKGYASNHSALSTIPATPNAGEREKIAAAPENHLDYAEQMGLLVQLESMYKREVELENKAIKALTEEDNKSYEKQAKAQLDTIKSVLESLESKIISHSEQWEQIRNPAIKKAKECYLGDMEKGNWVTQWVTQSWINELSSFHSASEFTYELNTLPPTKKVCFIEGEEQSVDTTLENLRNQIIERSGLLNMIDAEDNSPEQQLLKKSIEYYAHALAISMQRSFLVKIPGTNNYQEFDGINDQGKIIERKENNGTGEDYLQSNFTQRKINEKMKFFRAVKTHHLHLMSELPENPEQYKNSYIFLKESGVKELYYIKPDGKYEKVKINDFNLIEEKIKAINNKDTNKLILLSKEEIKEIITLNGGHSPVEDYHKKFTVRDVALKLMGGKPAYPFARKWFSPKFDADLRHQMNIAAKSLLVDAINNPKIHFVFNRSHGTIEDSLRRNFYNANLIQEISLNESTQDAGNEYALVRKQFEAHTFFHNQCKKQLTEHGVTIPEFPIKTLR encoded by the coding sequence ATGGCTAAATCCAAGCAAGTAATCGAGCTTCCAAAAGTGAAACAGATTAAGCAACATGCAGATTACAAAAAAAATATAGAAATCGCAAAGAGCTTATGGGATAAGGCTCAACCTATACAAGATAACCATGCAGCGAAAAGCTATCTGTCGTTAACCAGAGGTTTACCCGAAACAACGATAAGCCAATGTGAAATGCGCGCCCTGCCGCCCGAAGGCTCTAAACCCAATCGATTGATCACTCCTGTTATTGATGCGCGTAGAAAAATAATCGGGGTGCAAACAGTCGATCTTAATCCAGATGGCACTAAAGCAAAACCTAAAAATGATGGTAAAACAGTAATCGAAGACAGGCGATACATTGATTCCTTCGGTAAAGCTGCTCTGGTAAAAAAAGGAAGTGATCCGACTCGCCTTTTTATTGCTGAAGGTGTAGAAACAGCGGCTTCCATTGCAGGAATCCTTAAGGGTGATTATACGGTGATGGCCTCGCTTGGCATTACCGAGATGGTTCATGCCATTCCTGTAATCCGGGCTCAAGTAGCACCGGGGGCTCAAATTGTTTTGCTTGCAGACAATGATAGCGATAAGAAAGCGGTTGATAATTTGAATGATGCTGTTGCTTGCTTTCGCAAAGCAGGCCTTGATGTGGTTGTTGTAAAACCCAAAACCCTGGATCATGATTGGAATGATGTCCTGCAAGCTAAAGGCAATCAACGGCTTAAAGAAGAGTTCTGTTCCTTGGCTTCCGAATCTTTACTTGATCAATTTGATTATGAGGAAGAAGAACGAGAAATATTGATTACAGCTCAAAAAACTGTGGCAACTCTCGTTCAATTGCTAACGCCGATCGAGATTCAAACTCATAAAAGTCAATTTCTACAAATCGCTTTCACTACAATTAAAGAGTTTCAAATTCAACTCGAAAAATTAAAAGCAACTGCGGATAAGCTTCAGTTCAATAAAGGAATTAGCAAACTTATCAAGGAATTAGAACTGGTGCATGAAGCGCTTACCAAGCTCAAAGTTACTGATGAAATATTACCACCCCTGCCAATTACTATTACTGAAATATACAATCCGTCTATAAAAACGCACCAACAGAATAAAAGACACTTTGAGGCAGCCTACCATGAATTAAAAAACAGGATAAGAACTAATAAACCGATCACCGAATTGGAGAATCATGGGGACAACAATGTTTATGAAGTCGTCTATAACAAATTGGTTAAAGGTTTAAAAGGATATGCATCAAATCACTCTGCCTTGAGTACCATACCAGCAACACCTAACGCAGGAGAGCGAGAAAAAATTGCTGCAGCGCCTGAAAACCATCTCGATTATGCTGAACAAATGGGTTTATTAGTCCAGCTTGAATCAATGTACAAACGAGAAGTTGAACTTGAAAATAAGGCTATAAAAGCACTGACTGAGGAAGATAACAAAAGCTATGAAAAACAGGCCAAAGCGCAATTAGATACCATTAAAAGTGTTTTAGAATCACTTGAGTCGAAAATAATCAGCCATTCTGAACAATGGGAGCAGATTAGAAATCCGGCTATTAAGAAAGCGAAAGAATGCTATTTAGGTGACATGGAAAAAGGTAACTGGGTGACTCAATGGGTAACACAGTCCTGGATTAATGAACTATCCTCTTTTCATTCCGCCAGTGAATTTACTTATGAGTTAAATACTTTACCCCCAACAAAAAAAGTATGCTTTATTGAAGGTGAAGAACAAAGTGTCGACACCACCCTGGAAAATTTAAGAAATCAAATTATTGAACGCAGTGGTTTGCTAAACATGATTGATGCGGAAGACAACTCTCCAGAACAGCAATTATTGAAAAAATCAATTGAGTATTATGCCCACGCGCTGGCCATTTCAATGCAGCGCTCCTTTTTAGTTAAGATTCCTGGAACTAATAATTATCAGGAATTCGACGGCATCAATGACCAAGGAAAGATAATAGAACGCAAAGAAAATAATGGAACAGGCGAGGATTATTTACAAAGCAATTTTACGCAAAGAAAAATTAACGAGAAAATGAAATTTTTCAGGGCAGTAAAAACACATCACCTCCATTTGATGTCCGAATTACCTGAAAATCCAGAACAATACAAAAACAGCTATATATTTCTCAAAGAGAGCGGTGTTAAGGAGCTGTATTATATTAAGCCTGATGGAAAATATGAAAAGGTAAAAATTAATGATTTCAATTTAATTGAAGAAAAAATAAAGGCTATTAACAATAAGGATACGAATAAATTAATACTCCTCAGTAAGGAGGAAATTAAAGAAATTATAACATTAAACGGAGGTCACTCCCCAGTCGAAGATTACCATAAAAAATTCACTGTTAGAGATGTGGCCTTAAAACTAATGGGAGGCAAACCCGCCTATCCATTTGCAAGAAAATGGTTTAGCCCTAAATTTGATGCTGATTTGAGGCATCAAATGAATATTGCTGCCAAATCCTTGCTCGTTGATGCAATTAATAATCCTAAAATTCACTTTGTATTTAACCGTTCACATGGAACCATTGAAGATTCTCTACGAAGAAATTTCTACAATGCAAACTTAATTCAAGAAATCAGTTTAAACGAGTCAACACAAGACGCGGGCAATGAATACGCGCTTGTAAGAAAACAATTTGAAGCCCACACTTTTTTCCATAATCAATGCAAAAAACAACTTACAGAACATGGTGTTACTATTCCGGAGTTTCCGATAAAGACATTACGTTAA
- a CDS encoding PAS and helix-turn-helix domain-containing protein, with the protein MLAPEISLLDYLPGYIGWKDLNRNYLGANKALLELKGFRDVEELAGKTDEELSPWAIEENKIFQQQDLCVLNGEKVATVHFDSKTSQVFLLEKCPLTHEDNKVTGLIYYCHPYPKNEIFRVLRQFDDKLHLSPHYYTLNDNKNIYGLTDREHECVFLLIRGKSAKEIGALLSLSKRTIESYIENIKNKMDCRNKAEILVKAILNDYHNYIPARLNQVAIIKSL; encoded by the coding sequence ATGTTGGCTCCTGAAATATCCTTACTGGATTATCTTCCAGGCTATATTGGTTGGAAGGATTTAAACCGCAATTATTTAGGTGCAAACAAAGCATTATTGGAATTGAAAGGGTTTCGTGATGTAGAAGAGCTTGCTGGTAAAACAGATGAAGAGCTGTCGCCTTGGGCTATTGAAGAGAACAAAATATTCCAGCAGCAAGATTTGTGCGTATTAAACGGCGAAAAGGTAGCAACAGTACATTTCGATTCAAAGACTAGTCAAGTTTTCTTGCTGGAAAAATGTCCTTTAACACACGAGGACAATAAGGTGACGGGATTGATTTATTATTGCCATCCTTATCCCAAGAATGAAATATTTAGAGTTTTAAGGCAGTTTGATGATAAATTGCATTTAAGTCCCCATTATTACACACTGAATGACAATAAAAATATCTATGGATTAACAGATCGTGAGCATGAATGTGTGTTTTTATTAATAAGGGGGAAATCTGCAAAAGAAATAGGTGCTTTGCTTTCTCTATCAAAACGGACTATAGAGTCGTACATAGAAAATATTAAGAATAAAATGGATTGCAGGAATAAGGCTGAAATACTGGTAAAAGCGATATTAAATGATTATCACAATTACATCCCTGCAAGACTAAATCAAGTGGCTATTATTAAGTCACTTTAA
- a CDS encoding MBL fold metallo-hydrolase yields MRRLLITMFIFLLSNAGFCAPVFEIIPLGVYGGLKDGNLSAYLIKAIESKNYTALDGGTLVHGLEVAVDRQSLPNKKVDDLLQKYIPAYLISHAHLDHLMGLVMAQPELREKQTIMAREETMQALQKNIFNWSVWGNFGDSGEMPHLNFQHYQTMPLLQWVAIPDTDLHVKAFPLSHGEMASSAFLIRYETEYVLYFGDTGADSIEKSTNLENIWKEIAPLIRNKQLHAIMLECSFLNSQPDDKLFGHLKPNLFMSELRQLASIVDPLDLRNSLRGLPVVVTHIKPMLADFSNSNEDTEKQLINELSQENDIGVELIKPEQGIKLSL; encoded by the coding sequence ATGCGACGATTATTGATTACCATGTTTATTTTTTTATTATCTAATGCAGGATTTTGTGCGCCTGTTTTTGAAATTATTCCTCTTGGAGTCTATGGTGGTTTGAAAGATGGAAATTTATCAGCTTATTTAATAAAGGCCATAGAGAGCAAAAATTATACAGCCCTTGATGGGGGCACTTTGGTGCATGGGCTTGAAGTCGCAGTGGATAGACAATCCCTGCCTAATAAAAAGGTTGACGATTTGCTGCAAAAATATATTCCAGCTTACCTTATTTCTCACGCACATCTTGATCATCTTATGGGGCTTGTGATGGCGCAACCGGAATTGCGAGAAAAGCAAACGATTATGGCGCGTGAAGAGACAATGCAGGCATTGCAGAAAAATATTTTTAATTGGTCTGTCTGGGGAAATTTTGGAGATAGTGGAGAAATGCCTCATTTGAATTTTCAACATTATCAAACTATGCCATTACTCCAGTGGGTTGCTATTCCTGATACTGATCTGCACGTTAAAGCGTTCCCTTTGAGTCATGGTGAAATGGCATCAAGCGCATTTTTAATCCGTTATGAGACTGAATATGTCCTCTATTTTGGTGATACTGGCGCTGATAGCATTGAAAAATCAACAAACCTGGAGAATATTTGGAAAGAAATTGCGCCACTCATAAGAAATAAGCAACTTCATGCCATTATGCTGGAGTGTTCCTTTTTAAACTCACAACCAGATGACAAATTATTTGGTCATTTAAAACCAAACCTATTTATGTCTGAGTTGCGACAACTGGCGTCGATTGTTGATCCTTTAGATTTGAGAAACTCACTACGCGGATTACCCGTTGTTGTTACGCACATTAAACCCATGCTAGCTGACTTTTCAAATTCTAATGAAGATACAGAAAAACAGCTAATAAACGAATTGTCTCAGGAAAATGACATTGGGGTAGAATTAATTAAACCTGAGCAAGGTATCAAGTTAAGTTTATAA